One segment of Treponema vincentii F0403 DNA contains the following:
- a CDS encoding rod-binding protein: MIEAVTQNIYTAQHPANKHAAKNTQSFSQLLDSLKTESARFSTAQEAAHSNLSTRLPGEYLSSFEIVNPTDADRAAQPKGMGAAAAAQAGGKAVIDKTSQLYQQALELESYFVKIMLDSMRSTLGKNTLAGKESFAGQMYDDMMYEELSRTMTKNAGLGLADQIYLQLNGQA; encoded by the coding sequence ATGATTGAGGCGGTAACGCAAAATATCTACACGGCGCAGCATCCGGCAAACAAACATGCTGCAAAAAACACGCAGAGCTTTTCTCAGTTGCTCGATTCCTTAAAGACCGAATCCGCCCGTTTTTCTACAGCGCAGGAAGCCGCGCATTCCAACCTCTCGACGCGGCTGCCGGGCGAGTATTTAAGCTCATTTGAAATCGTCAATCCCACCGATGCAGACCGTGCCGCACAGCCTAAGGGCATGGGCGCCGCTGCAGCAGCGCAGGCCGGCGGGAAAGCCGTTATCGATAAAACCTCTCAACTGTATCAGCAAGCGCTTGAACTTGAATCCTATTTTGTCAAAATAATGCTCGACTCTATGCGGAGCACCTTAGGCAAAAATACTCTTGCCGGAAAAGAAAGCTTTGCCGGCCAAATGTACGACGACATGATGTACGAAGAGCTGTCCCGCACGATGACCAAAAACGCAGGACTCGGCCTTGCCGATCAAATATACTTACAGCTGAACGGGCAAGCGTAA
- a CDS encoding class I SAM-dependent methyltransferase: protein MNEQKHTPPLQLGAIQETMLIPVTIKATETQRKNARIKDYTAVKILEALQCNTSKYDKFMSHEGVIARTIMFDREAASFIAAHPDCTVLNLACGLDDRFSRVDNGTIRWFDLDLADSMAVRRSFFSDTDRRKMITGSVLDTAWVSAVKSSGNYKKPSYVLIIIEGLLMYLTETEVKKTFDIIANSFPGARIITELMCRAVTGFSKHHDTVKHTGAVFRWGIDNGTELEELCPKLQLLKEESFNLEMSKYTFRGWLFGNLPKFKQLNNRLAVFEVKAYSPTPTVSV from the coding sequence ATGAATGAACAAAAGCATACTCCGCCTCTGCAATTAGGTGCTATACAAGAGACGATGCTGATACCGGTTACGATAAAAGCAACTGAAACTCAGCGGAAAAATGCGAGAATTAAAGATTATACCGCTGTAAAAATCCTTGAGGCCTTGCAGTGCAATACTTCAAAATACGACAAATTTATGAGTCATGAGGGAGTTATTGCACGCACGATTATGTTTGATCGGGAAGCTGCCTCTTTTATTGCAGCGCATCCTGATTGTACTGTGCTGAATCTTGCGTGCGGGCTGGATGACCGATTCTCCCGTGTCGATAACGGAACTATCCGCTGGTTCGATCTTGACCTTGCCGATAGTATGGCGGTGCGGCGGTCATTTTTTTCCGATACCGACCGGAGAAAGATGATTACCGGATCCGTACTTGATACTGCATGGGTTTCTGCGGTAAAGAGTTCCGGTAACTACAAGAAACCCTCTTATGTATTGATCATAATAGAAGGACTCCTCATGTATCTGACGGAAACAGAGGTTAAAAAGACCTTTGACATCATTGCAAACTCTTTTCCCGGTGCACGGATTATCACTGAGCTGATGTGTAGAGCCGTAACAGGATTTTCAAAACACCATGATACCGTTAAACATACCGGTGCGGTATTCCGATGGGGAATCGATAACGGTACCGAACTTGAAGAGTTGTGTCCAAAGCTGCAGCTGCTTAAAGAAGAAAGTTTTAACCTGGAAATGAGCAAATACACGTTCCGCGGCTGGCTATTCGGTAATCTGCCTAAGTTCAAGCAGCTGAATAATAGGCTGGCGGTATTTGAAGTAAAGGCTTACTCTCCTACCCCCACCGTTTCGGTATAG
- a CDS encoding ABC transporter substrate-binding protein, with protein MKKLLITVLFFSIVLGGVYGAGKKDEPAKTAGTAAMSAAARTHTVVDFKGNSVEVPNKIERIVVLGPLPAPTVLTVFQQGKTDNIVGVSPDSVNGAKYSIFSKYAPDFQNISSAFYTGGKLNLEELIKLKPDVVFYMDASVAAPLRQAGIAAVALAHPSTGWDASPLVTLKSWMDTMAQTLQMESPAQQIIAYGEQVEKEIKARIEKHPLPSPNKILFISKYSDTTIASAGKKSFGQYWANLLGGINLGGKATQGAINMEQIYEWQPDQVFILTFSDKTPDNLYNNTAAPGHDWSGINAVKNRQVFKFPFGMHRWWPPTTDTPLAMWWFAKTARPDLFSDIDMNQKIKEYYKQFYNMTLTDADVEWILHPRAEAKRQYF; from the coding sequence ATGAAAAAACTACTAATAACGGTATTGTTTTTTTCTATTGTGTTGGGCGGTGTCTACGGCGCCGGTAAAAAAGATGAACCGGCAAAGACAGCCGGAACCGCGGCGATGAGCGCAGCAGCAAGAACTCACACGGTTGTAGACTTCAAGGGAAATTCGGTAGAGGTTCCCAATAAGATCGAACGGATCGTGGTATTAGGTCCGCTGCCTGCACCGACCGTTCTAACCGTGTTTCAACAGGGTAAGACCGACAATATTGTCGGAGTCTCTCCCGATTCCGTCAATGGGGCAAAGTACAGCATATTTTCAAAATATGCCCCGGACTTCCAAAATATTTCCTCTGCGTTTTATACCGGCGGAAAGCTCAACTTGGAAGAGCTGATTAAGCTCAAGCCGGATGTTGTCTTTTATATGGATGCATCGGTTGCCGCACCGCTCCGGCAAGCCGGGATTGCTGCTGTAGCCTTAGCACATCCGAGTACCGGATGGGATGCAAGCCCGCTTGTAACCCTCAAGTCGTGGATGGATACGATGGCTCAAACGCTGCAAATGGAAAGCCCTGCTCAACAGATTATTGCCTACGGCGAACAAGTTGAAAAGGAAATTAAAGCTCGAATTGAAAAGCATCCGCTTCCCTCTCCGAATAAGATTCTGTTTATCAGTAAGTATTCGGACACAACTATCGCCTCTGCCGGAAAAAAATCGTTCGGGCAATACTGGGCGAACTTGCTGGGCGGAATAAACCTTGGAGGGAAGGCAACTCAGGGAGCTATCAATATGGAACAAATATATGAATGGCAGCCTGATCAGGTCTTTATCTTAACCTTTTCCGATAAGACACCGGATAATTTATACAACAACACGGCGGCTCCCGGTCATGATTGGAGCGGCATTAACGCAGTCAAAAACCGGCAGGTATTTAAGTTTCCGTTTGGAATGCACCGTTGGTGGCCGCCCACAACCGATACCCCGCTTGCTATGTGGTGGTTTGCGAAAACAGCCCGACCCGACCTTTTCAGCGATATCGATATGAATCAAAAAATAAAAGAATATTATAAACAATTCTATAATATGACGCTTACCGATGCCGATGTAGAATGGATTTTGCATCCCCGTGCAGAGGCAAAACGGCAGTATTTTTAA
- a CDS encoding ABC transporter ATP-binding protein: protein MIFAVHNGTFTFKGGTPVLRDVSFSIESGQILSILGPNGVGKTTLLRCMMGMLQWNSGTTTVDGQDIVEIPAQQLWRRIAYVPQAKYLPFAFTVEEMILLGRSVHIGLFGVPGEKDRQYCEEAMEAVGISHLRGKYCNRLSGGELQMVLIARALCSKPEMLVLDEPESNLDFRNQLIILETVHRLAKVDGLCCVFNTHYPAHALRISDKSLILSRSGESIFGQSETVINAEIMEDVFQVHVDILQASHKGIPYSAVTAVSLAK, encoded by the coding sequence GTGATATTCGCGGTTCACAATGGGACATTTACATTTAAAGGCGGCACACCGGTTTTACGGGATGTTTCTTTTTCGATAGAGAGCGGGCAGATATTATCCATCCTTGGCCCCAACGGTGTCGGAAAAACAACGTTGCTCCGCTGCATGATGGGGATGCTGCAATGGAATTCCGGCACCACTACGGTTGACGGACAAGATATTGTAGAAATTCCTGCACAACAGCTGTGGAGGCGTATTGCCTATGTTCCGCAGGCAAAATATCTCCCCTTTGCTTTTACCGTAGAGGAGATGATTCTATTGGGACGCAGTGTACACATCGGATTGTTCGGCGTGCCGGGAGAAAAGGATAGACAATACTGTGAAGAAGCGATGGAAGCAGTAGGCATTTCCCATTTACGCGGCAAGTATTGCAACCGTTTAAGTGGTGGGGAATTGCAAATGGTGCTGATTGCCCGGGCACTGTGCAGCAAGCCGGAGATGCTGGTGCTGGATGAACCTGAATCAAACTTGGATTTCCGCAACCAGCTTATCATTTTGGAAACGGTTCACCGGCTTGCAAAAGTTGACGGCTTATGCTGTGTGTTCAATACGCATTACCCCGCCCATGCCCTACGTATTTCCGATAAATCGCTCATTCTCTCCCGCAGCGGAGAAAGTATATTCGGGCAATCGGAGACGGTTATTAACGCAGAGATAATGGAAGATGTTTTTCAGGTGCACGTTGATATTCTTCAGGCTTCGCATAAAGGGATACCGTACAGCGCTGTAACGGCGGTATCTTTAGCGAAATAA
- a CDS encoding FecCD family ABC transporter permease, producing the protein MIGNKQRTYSILFGCALFLAPLIAMMISLSIGRYSVPASSTIRAIIQFITHNNIALAKDNVEAHIIIGIRLPRILLGLLCGCALASAGAGLQALLSNPLVSPDTLGVASGASFGAALALLADQRLLIVQLSALVFGILALYLTYQAGKIKQQNSIVMLVLAGVVVSALFQAMVSLIKYTADSEEKLPTITYWLLGSLNNATWKGLAVGAPIIVTGTVILILARWKCNILTLSDDEAKSMGIDLRKIRLLIIIASAAVIASSVSMCGQIGWVGLVVPHVCRMLFGSDNRRVIPASASIGAVFMLLLDTVARSATQSEIPLSILTALVGAPFFIILLKRTGGGWK; encoded by the coding sequence ATGATAGGAAATAAACAGCGGACATATTCTATTTTATTTGGCTGTGCCTTATTTTTAGCACCGCTTATTGCAATGATGATCAGCCTCTCTATCGGACGGTATTCGGTGCCGGCAAGTAGTACTATTCGCGCAATTATACAGTTCATTACACACAATAATATCGCATTGGCAAAAGATAATGTTGAAGCCCACATTATTATCGGCATCAGACTGCCCCGCATCCTGTTAGGGCTGCTCTGCGGCTGTGCATTGGCAAGTGCCGGAGCGGGGTTACAAGCGCTGCTTTCCAATCCTCTGGTTTCACCCGATACGCTGGGAGTAGCATCAGGGGCAAGTTTCGGTGCCGCACTGGCACTGCTGGCAGATCAACGCCTGCTGATTGTACAGCTAAGTGCCCTTGTTTTCGGTATCCTTGCCCTATACCTCACCTATCAAGCAGGAAAAATAAAGCAGCAGAACTCCATTGTTATGCTGGTGTTAGCAGGCGTTGTGGTGTCTGCGCTATTCCAGGCAATGGTATCGCTCATCAAATACACGGCAGATTCTGAAGAAAAACTCCCGACAATTACCTATTGGCTGCTTGGGAGTCTGAATAATGCCACATGGAAAGGTTTAGCCGTAGGAGCGCCGATTATTGTAACAGGAACGGTAATCTTAATCCTTGCACGGTGGAAATGCAATATTCTCACCTTATCTGATGATGAAGCAAAGTCTATGGGGATCGATCTCCGAAAAATACGCTTACTGATCATTATCGCATCGGCGGCGGTTATTGCTTCCAGTGTTTCTATGTGCGGACAAATCGGCTGGGTAGGGCTCGTGGTGCCTCATGTATGCAGGATGCTCTTCGGAAGCGATAACCGGCGGGTTATTCCTGCAAGCGCCAGCATCGGTGCTGTGTTCATGCTGCTGTTAGATACAGTCGCCCGCAGTGCAACGCAGTCGGAAATTCCCCTTTCTATTCTGACAGCCCTTGTAGGAGCTCCTTTCTTTATCATACTGCTAAAACGGACGGGAGGCGGCTGGAAGTGA
- a CDS encoding Crp/Fnr family transcriptional regulator, translated as MLNFCTAFLAHSAVFKGIPAQEIDKAVSCLHGFYRLLESGQEVHPIADTIPYAGIVITGCIHVEQIGVDGKIILLKQVQRGDLFGAELSCLGLTNPFLRMVSAQKSKVLFIKVPSAQNKTCRTCPYKMTVLENILREVARDAVYLNLKIQLLSQPTLRDKLLFYLNVMHDSQHSHVFTIPFTREKLAQFICADRSAVSRELSRMQREGIIIIEGKQIKFLLHRQQTVNG; from the coding sequence ATGCTTAATTTTTGCACAGCTTTTTTAGCGCATTCTGCGGTATTTAAAGGTATCCCCGCTCAAGAAATTGATAAAGCTGTTTCCTGCCTTCACGGATTTTACCGGTTACTTGAAAGCGGACAGGAAGTACATCCTATAGCTGATACTATCCCTTACGCAGGCATTGTGATTACCGGCTGCATTCATGTAGAACAAATCGGTGTTGATGGGAAGATCATACTGCTTAAGCAAGTGCAAAGGGGAGACCTATTCGGCGCAGAACTCAGTTGTTTAGGGTTGACAAATCCGTTTTTACGTATGGTAAGTGCTCAAAAATCAAAGGTGCTGTTTATCAAAGTGCCGTCTGCACAAAATAAGACGTGCCGAACCTGTCCGTATAAGATGACTGTTTTAGAGAATATCCTCAGGGAAGTTGCACGTGATGCAGTATATCTGAATCTGAAAATTCAGCTTCTTTCGCAGCCGACACTCCGTGATAAACTGCTGTTTTACCTGAATGTAATGCATGACTCGCAGCACTCTCATGTTTTTACAATCCCTTTTACGCGGGAAAAACTGGCGCAGTTTATTTGTGCTGATAGAAGTGCGGTATCGCGGGAGTTGAGCCGTATGCAGCGCGAAGGTATTATCATAATTGAGGGGAAACAGATCAAGTTTTTGTTGCACCGGCAACAGACGGTAAACGGATAA
- a CDS encoding Rossmann-like domain-containing protein, whose product MEDLKAILDINRALYKRFGLPLPIFDELITGFRWIMTADTDSHISLALRVEENISPEQYAKIAAELYGKPVDVCIELLLKRHDPHLRNLIVSLSSLMSKPLNTAELLAKRSIVRTEGMQFRYQTEGKKIGLIGFGVYINRFLNRCKEFHVFDLRKPEAILSYRYKNGLQRFPEGIQWHLGHNAADFCDILSTLDIIIMSGSTIVNNSYTTLRQAGTNAEIVGLYGPSCELCPDYFFEQGYNYMFSTSVRDKETYLKTALGAEQTYREFDYMDIYELERR is encoded by the coding sequence ATGGAAGATTTAAAGGCTATTTTGGATATAAACCGTGCGTTGTATAAAAGATTCGGCTTACCGCTGCCGATTTTTGATGAGCTTATTACAGGCTTCCGCTGGATTATGACGGCTGATACCGATTCACATATAAGCCTTGCGCTGCGTGTTGAAGAAAATATAAGCCCTGAACAATATGCGAAAATTGCAGCGGAGCTTTACGGTAAACCGGTAGACGTATGTATCGAACTGCTGCTTAAACGGCATGATCCTCATCTACGGAATCTCATCGTAAGCTTAAGCAGTTTGATGAGTAAGCCGCTCAATACGGCGGAACTTTTGGCGAAGCGCAGCATTGTGAGGACGGAAGGTATGCAATTCCGGTATCAAACGGAAGGAAAAAAGATCGGGCTTATCGGGTTCGGTGTTTATATCAACCGGTTTTTGAACCGCTGTAAAGAATTTCATGTCTTCGATTTACGGAAACCGGAAGCAATTCTAAGTTATCGCTATAAAAACGGGCTGCAGCGGTTTCCGGAAGGCATACAGTGGCATCTTGGACACAATGCTGCTGATTTTTGCGATATACTCAGTACGCTTGATATTATCATTATGTCAGGCAGCACTATTGTGAATAATTCATATACGACATTGCGGCAAGCGGGAACCAATGCGGAAATTGTAGGCTTGTACGGACCGAGTTGCGAGCTCTGTCCCGACTACTTTTTTGAACAAGGGTATAACTATATGTTCAGTACCTCGGTTAGGGACAAGGAAACGTATTTGAAGACTGCCCTCGGCGCAGAGCAGACATACCGTGAATTTGACTATATGGATATTTATGAACTTGAACGGAGATAA
- a CDS encoding cupin domain-containing protein, translating to MKEKRIFSIAEEHKPIVGCTTSEALLQGSMCSMSVFSIAAETNISPETYNYPKLWKIEQGGADVIYLSEHTQPLQYGELFVVPENIPVGIQSSGGCIYSEIIFNKECSMNKILKGGELFVLKELLPYKEANIVSMDLVDDKKTKFVLMSFDVGTELQPHAAPGEAIVFGLDGEAIIGYEGKEYRIHEGENFKFDKDGRHYVKAVGKFKMALLLIRE from the coding sequence ATGAAAGAAAAACGAATATTTTCCATTGCAGAAGAGCATAAACCGATAGTGGGGTGTACAACGTCAGAGGCATTATTGCAAGGCAGTATGTGCAGTATGTCGGTATTTTCTATTGCAGCGGAGACTAATATCAGCCCCGAAACTTATAACTATCCTAAACTTTGGAAGATAGAGCAGGGGGGTGCAGATGTTATCTATCTTAGTGAGCATACTCAGCCGCTGCAGTACGGCGAGCTGTTTGTGGTGCCGGAAAATATTCCGGTCGGCATACAAAGCAGCGGCGGATGTATATATTCGGAAATCATATTCAATAAGGAGTGTTCTATGAACAAAATTTTGAAAGGCGGAGAGCTTTTTGTCTTAAAAGAATTGCTTCCATACAAGGAAGCAAATATCGTCAGCATGGATCTTGTTGATGACAAAAAAACAAAATTTGTGCTGATGTCGTTTGATGTGGGTACGGAGCTGCAGCCCCATGCAGCTCCCGGGGAAGCAATTGTATTCGGGCTTGACGGTGAAGCTATCATCGGTTATGAAGGCAAGGAATACCGCATACATGAAGGTGAAAACTTCAAGTTCGATAAAGACGGCAGACACTATGTAAAAGCAGTGGGTAAATTTAAAATGGCGTTGCTGCTGATTCGCGAATAG
- a CDS encoding class I SAM-dependent methyltransferase, whose product MMYEAGHVFLARIGKTTLRPGGIEATEWLIDQAAITQETKVLEVACNRGRTMIQLAQRFGCAVTGVDLDENALQKAKANIEKNNLQDKLTLIHGDATALPFEDNSFDVIINEAMLTMLVGDRKDKALKEYFRVLKPGGRVVTQDVFFTVKDAAQQQELRMSLSKTINVNVEPLDAEGWERLFSRNGFTVTQKRGMMTLLSPHGLLRDEGLWNTLHIIRCALKKENRAMFSKMYRYFNGHKYELGYICNAGVKSAAV is encoded by the coding sequence ATGATGTACGAAGCTGGACATGTTTTTTTAGCAAGAATCGGTAAAACGACGCTCCGTCCGGGCGGTATTGAAGCTACCGAATGGCTGATTGATCAGGCTGCAATAACACAGGAGACAAAGGTTCTTGAGGTTGCGTGCAATAGAGGGCGAACCATGATTCAGTTGGCACAGAGATTCGGTTGCGCCGTTACGGGTGTCGATCTTGATGAAAATGCCTTACAAAAGGCGAAAGCTAATATCGAAAAAAATAATCTACAAGATAAACTTACGCTGATACACGGCGATGCAACAGCATTACCGTTTGAAGATAATAGTTTTGATGTTATTATCAATGAAGCAATGCTGACCATGCTGGTGGGCGACCGCAAAGACAAAGCTCTCAAAGAGTATTTTCGTGTGCTTAAACCGGGCGGTAGAGTAGTAACGCAGGATGTTTTTTTTACCGTTAAAGATGCGGCACAGCAACAGGAACTCAGAATGAGTTTAAGCAAGACTATCAATGTAAATGTTGAGCCGCTCGATGCTGAAGGGTGGGAGCGCCTTTTTTCCCGGAACGGATTTACCGTAACGCAGAAGCGCGGAATGATGACCCTACTCAGCCCCCACGGTTTGCTCCGAGATGAAGGCTTGTGGAATACGCTGCATATTATCCGGTGCGCACTCAAGAAAGAAAACAGAGCAATGTTCTCCAAGATGTATCGTTACTTCAACGGACACAAGTACGAACTCGGCTATATCTGTAACGCGGGCGTAAAATCGGCAGCAGTCTAA
- a CDS encoding PASTA domain-containing protein, which yields MSIGDIADDISGNGKTIVITSLVMLIVFVAVSTLVFFISLKSAEQVMVPNVVGKDLPEALLDLQARELYPRIQLRYSQRADEKGLILEQDPSPGAIVKGGKRIELVVSQGTVIDTVQNYIGENIEDVQNRIRELFTSGTRQYLQIKQPYLTKYSAEPAGTILEQEPAAGTPIANNMELTFVVSKGTQAETTQVPDMAGADLKKIYQVMQRAAVTFAFTAGSTTGTDITVQQQSAAAQSEIPVFSPVILTVSLPESAGGMVSGILKTTLAEFPYPFTVSLYAAYPNGDKDLLTSFRHPGGAYSVPYTVPEGTKLSLEVLNKEVYTETVGANTAE from the coding sequence ATGAGTATAGGTGATATTGCTGATGATATCAGCGGAAACGGAAAAACAATTGTTATTACATCGTTGGTGATGCTCATCGTTTTTGTTGCGGTTTCGACGCTGGTCTTTTTTATTTCGCTAAAAAGCGCCGAACAGGTGATGGTGCCGAATGTTGTCGGTAAAGATTTGCCCGAAGCGCTGCTCGATTTACAGGCACGTGAACTCTATCCGCGTATTCAGCTCCGCTATTCCCAAAGAGCGGACGAAAAGGGTCTCATCCTTGAACAGGATCCCAGCCCGGGTGCCATTGTTAAAGGCGGCAAACGGATCGAACTGGTGGTAAGCCAAGGTACCGTTATCGATACGGTACAGAACTACATCGGAGAGAATATCGAAGACGTACAAAACCGGATACGCGAACTGTTTACCTCCGGCACCCGCCAATACCTCCAGATTAAACAGCCGTATTTGACAAAATACAGCGCCGAACCCGCGGGAACCATCCTTGAGCAGGAACCCGCAGCGGGAACTCCGATTGCGAATAATATGGAGCTGACCTTTGTAGTAAGCAAGGGAACGCAAGCGGAAACAACCCAAGTTCCCGATATGGCCGGCGCCGATCTAAAAAAAATATATCAGGTAATGCAGAGAGCTGCGGTAACTTTTGCTTTTACCGCAGGCAGCACAACGGGAACGGATATTACCGTACAACAGCAAAGCGCCGCAGCACAGAGTGAAATTCCGGTATTTTCTCCGGTAATACTGACCGTTTCTCTACCGGAATCGGCAGGCGGCATGGTATCAGGCATCCTCAAAACAACACTGGCGGAGTTTCCCTACCCCTTTACCGTTTCGCTCTATGCAGCGTATCCCAACGGGGATAAGGATCTCCTTACCTCATTCCGGCATCCGGGCGGCGCATATTCCGTACCATACACCGTGCCGGAAGGAACAAAGCTTTCACTGGAAGTACTGAATAAAGAGGTTTACACCGAAACGGTAGGCGCAAATACGGCGGAATGA
- the fmt gene encoding methionyl-tRNA formyltransferase — protein MNVFFAGTPECAVPALQAIAKAYPLAGVLTAPPARVGRGKNYTESTVAQAAAELKKAGVIAQDVPVLTPEKLNADFREAVAALRPDIMVCFAYGKIFGPKTLALFPKHALNIHPSLLPRWRGPSPVPAAILAGDSITGVTVQYMAQEMDAGDIIIQKELPVEPSDTTETLLTRCAELGASLIVQALKMVETDSVNAVPQNHEAASYCTLIQKDSGLLCWQDDAAAIDRKIRAYTPWPGAFTYWDGTKLSILQAHPYTGNAVAESPETPGLVLGVDKRDGILVQTGKGILAVQILQKETKKAMQWKDFLNGAAGLIGKTLRTNKR, from the coding sequence ATGAATGTTTTTTTTGCAGGAACCCCCGAATGTGCGGTTCCCGCTTTACAGGCAATTGCAAAAGCATATCCTCTTGCCGGTGTGCTGACGGCTCCGCCCGCCCGCGTAGGGCGCGGTAAAAACTATACGGAATCCACCGTTGCGCAAGCGGCTGCCGAACTGAAAAAAGCCGGTGTTATCGCTCAAGACGTACCGGTATTGACGCCCGAAAAATTAAATGCGGATTTCCGCGAAGCCGTTGCGGCGCTCCGTCCCGATATAATGGTCTGCTTTGCGTACGGAAAGATTTTCGGCCCCAAGACGCTGGCGCTCTTTCCAAAACATGCCCTCAACATCCATCCTTCTCTTCTGCCCCGCTGGAGAGGACCGAGTCCGGTACCGGCAGCAATCCTTGCAGGAGACAGCATAACCGGTGTAACCGTTCAGTATATGGCGCAGGAAATGGATGCGGGTGACATCATCATTCAAAAAGAGCTGCCGGTTGAACCGTCCGATACGACCGAAACACTCTTAACCCGCTGTGCAGAACTCGGCGCTTCGCTCATCGTGCAAGCGCTTAAAATGGTAGAAACTGATTCCGTCAATGCCGTACCTCAAAATCACGAGGCGGCATCGTACTGTACCCTGATACAAAAAGACAGCGGATTACTCTGCTGGCAAGACGATGCTGCCGCAATAGACCGAAAAATACGCGCCTATACTCCATGGCCTGGCGCCTTTACCTATTGGGACGGGACAAAGCTTTCTATTCTGCAGGCTCATCCGTATACGGGGAACGCAGTGGCGGAATCTCCCGAAACACCGGGGCTGGTACTCGGTGTTGATAAACGGGACGGTATATTGGTACAGACAGGGAAGGGAATTTTAGCGGTTCAAATCCTTCAAAAAGAAACTAAAAAAGCAATGCAATGGAAAGATTTCCTAAACGGAGCGGCAGGCCTTATCGGAAAAACCCTCCGCACGAATAAAAGATAA
- the def gene encoding peptide deformylase, producing the protein MKVLYLGEETLRQPSKPVEHIDDSLHELIREMFITMDTDKGIGLAAPQVGKNIRLFIVKIDDGVERVFINPLIVGTSEKQCSYEEGCLSIPKMYADVIRPESVTVQYQDINGRRKTIEATGLLARVIQHEYDHLEGILFIDRLSEKERDELVAKFAQQQERKKQREAKKRARA; encoded by the coding sequence ATGAAGGTACTGTATTTAGGTGAAGAAACGCTCCGGCAGCCCTCAAAGCCGGTAGAGCATATCGATGACTCCTTGCATGAACTGATACGGGAAATGTTTATAACGATGGATACGGATAAGGGTATCGGTTTGGCGGCTCCTCAAGTGGGAAAAAACATAAGACTGTTTATCGTAAAAATCGATGACGGTGTGGAACGGGTATTTATCAATCCGCTCATTGTCGGCACTTCGGAAAAACAATGCAGCTACGAAGAAGGCTGTTTGAGTATCCCTAAAATGTATGCGGACGTTATCCGCCCCGAATCCGTAACCGTCCAATATCAGGATATTAACGGGCGGCGCAAGACAATAGAAGCAACCGGTTTGCTGGCACGGGTTATTCAGCATGAGTATGATCATCTTGAAGGAATCCTCTTTATAGACCGGTTGTCCGAAAAAGAGCGGGACGAACTTGTCGCAAAGTTTGCTCAGCAGCAAGAGCGCAAAAAACAGCGCGAAGCAAAAAAACGGGCGCGCGCATAA